One region of Armigeres subalbatus isolate Guangzhou_Male chromosome 3, GZ_Asu_2, whole genome shotgun sequence genomic DNA includes:
- the LOC134219866 gene encoding uncharacterized protein LOC134219866, whose amino-acid sequence MCMSATGHFVPPFVIFPRVRMTDKLKLGAPPGTVFSCNPSGWMTAEGFNKWFEHFIRHTKPSAEDPVLLILDGHSSHTKNLEFIDRARECNVHVLSLPPHCSHKLQPLDVSFMGPFKTYFSQAIENYLKDEPGKVVTLNEMSSLLATAYHRAARSEVAISGFRKTGIVPFNRFTFSDSDFVPATVTDIELSDFMENSVIDPEEAAALIDPGARSSFTAPANAPSPAQMVSLFERSTKFPKFSITDDESPFYGFGPEEYVTSFSYKTQTPLKVTPQSNMLIGTGYSQSSVSSLSTAKEGSFTVSPFSLRPLPKSRHRKRMSKRKTEKASILTSSPNREVLKTLQANKEIKQIRKGQRSSKIQSEKKRKKQDKENVPHDSLCCLCGDQFSSSFEGEKWNQCHRCHTWVHTCDGNMCPC is encoded by the coding sequence ATGTGTATGTCAGCAACCGGACACTTTGTACCACCTTTTGTGATATTCCCACGAGTTAGGATGACAGACAAGCTGAAGCTAGGTGCTCCTCCAGGGACTGTTTTTTCCTGCAATCCCAGCGGTTGGATGACAGCGGAGGGCTTCAACAAATGGTTTGAACATTTCATCCGGCATACAAAACCGTCGGCAGAGGATCCTGTTCTGCTGATACTCGACGGTCATAGCAGCCATACAAAAAATCTTGAATTCATTGACCGAGCGAGAGAATGCAATGTACACGTATTAAGCTTGCCGCCCCACTGTAGCCATAAATTACAGCCCCTGGACGTAAGCTTTATGGGaccatttaaaacatatttttcacaaGCCATCGAAAACTACCTGAAGGATGAGCCAGGAAAAGTGGTGACCTTAAATGAAATGAGTTCTCTATTAGCCACGGCATACCATCGTGCTGCGAGGTCGGAAGTAGCGATCAGTGGATTTCGTAAGACCGGAATAGTTCCGTTCAACCGATTTACATTTTCCGACAGCGATTTCGTCCCAGCTACTGTTACGGACATAGAACTCTCGGATTTTATGGAGAACAGTGTTATAGATCCAGAAGAAGCAGCCGCTCTCATCGATCCCGGTGCCAGGTCGTCTTTCACAGCACCCGCCAATGCACCTTCGCCAGCACAGATGGTGTCGTTATTTGAGCGATCTACGAAGTTTCCTAAGTTTTCCATTACTGATGACGAAAGTCCGTTTTACGGGTTCGGCCCAGAAGAATACGTCACATCTTTCTCTTACAAAACACAGACGCCACTCAAGGTCACACCGCAATCTAACATGCTGATTGGAACCGGATATTCACAGTCATCGGTGTCATCCTTGTCAACTGCCAAGGAAGGTTCTTTCACTGTATCTCCCTTCTCGCTTCGTCCGTTACCGAAATCGCGCCACAGGAAGAGAATGTCGAAAAGGAAAACAGAAAAGGCATCTATTCTCACATCGAGCCCGAATCGAGAAGTCCTCAAGACATTGCAGGCCAATAAGGAAATCAAGCAGATCAGAAAAGGTCAACGCAGCTCTAAAATTCAGTCCGAAAAGAAGCGCAAAAAACAGGATAAAGAGAATGTTCCACATGACAGTCTATGCTGTCTTTGCGGGGATCAGTTCAGTTCTTCATTTGAGGGCGAAAAATGGAACCAGTGTCATCGTTGTCATACTTGGGTCCATACTTGCGATGGAAACATGTGTCCATGTTGA